In Lactuca sativa cultivar Salinas chromosome 5, Lsat_Salinas_v11, whole genome shotgun sequence, the DNA window ACCTTTGTACATAGATATAAGAAAAGTAGGGTAAATTCACAGTTTTATTAAACAGTTCACTTCAAGTAACTACAGAATCAAATCATCTGCTGTCGACAGCTGGGGAGGGCTTTGATAGCTTTGTGTCCTTAGCGAATGTAACCTTTTATAACCTAATGTCCTTTATATGTTCAATCAACATTGCGTAATTACGTATAAGAAATAAAACGGCCtgaattgacaaaaaaaaataataataacagggAGCAGCTACCTGATTGTCGTGCCAATTCCAGAAGCAGATGCATTCAGACTGCCGAAAGCAGTTCTTAGACAAGGAAAGCGCACCTGAACTGGAAGCTGCGTCCGTCATAGTCAAGAAAAAATAAAGTTCATTAGGATCTATAATAGTAAAACCCAAAAGAATGACATTATCATAAGTAACATCATCAGCTGTGCATTTGATAGATTACTAGGATTGTCATTATAGAAGTTTGCAAACAAAAACTCAAACATGACAAGACATTACAAAATTACCTTTTTGAGAGTACGTGACAAAAAGAGATGAGTAGGATTCCGAAATGGGGATAGAAGGGTGCCATCGGCGGCGTTTCGGTGAGGAAGGCGACCGGTGGTGGCGTTTGAGAAGCAGGCGGCgctctccatctctctctctctctcggtgaCTACTGCGAGTCTTTGACCGTCAAGAGTACTAATCTGCCCTATTACAAAATTAATCCAACACTAAAAAAAGACTGAAAAaatgaatattttatttttttggtcaGCAGAAGAGGCGCTCGCTAGCAGCCTCACACGCTAACACATAggttgtgtttgtttttttaaaaaatccTCTTCTAACCTCTTAGTGTTGCGCGACGTAGCATacacgcaacacttttaaattcGCAGCAGTTTGATTTTTAGAAAGTTTCGGGCTCAAAAACCTCTTCCCGTCCTCTTCCCCACAGAGCATTGGACTTGCCTCTTCTCACCACTTCTAAacctaataacaaaaaaaaagacaCAAACAAAAGCATAGCCGCAACTCCTTCGTTCTCTCTTGGCGTCGAAGCTGTTGAAGACCGGAAGAAATCCCGTTGCCAGTCGCCGCTCGCTGCTGCTGCTCGCCGGTCGCTACTGGTGGTCGCCGATTTCGCTGCCCCATCCATTTGCCTTCGTCTTCAACATCACATCaacatgttattttttttttcctgATATCTTAATTGACTACCTAAATATAAAGAATTTGTGAAATAAGCTTTGAAAGTGTGAAATAAAATTGAAGAGAGAAGCTGTGAAATAAGCTTTGAAATTGTGAAATaactttgaaattttgaattatttatttttctGAACCTTTGAAACTGTAAAATAAGATTGAAGAAAAAGATGATAATTTCATGATTTTAATGGTTTCATAAGGGCATAATTGGCTTTTTTTTAACAGATCCACCATAGAGAGAAGTTTGTGTTTTGTTATAATTCTAGCAGTTAGAGATATTAGAGCCATAAATTGAGTTAAAATTCAGCTTTAGTGCTTTGTTATAATTCTAGGAGTTTGTGTTTTGTTCTTTAATTAGAGATGATTTATGTTTAGGTTCGTGAATTTTTGTGTTGAATTGTTATGAATGTTGAGTAAAATCATAATCCTTGCTGAAATCATATACTTATATGCTGAAATCATAAACTCATATGCTAGTTTATATGCTGAAATCATTAgctcaaatgtttttttttaacttatttgtTGAATTGTTATCACTTGTATTTCTTGAATGGAGATCAAGTTTATGCTTATTTGCAAGTTTGTGCTTAAATTGTTGAATATGCTAAACGTATTTGTGGATTATGTTGAAATATGATTAATCTTTTTTGCTAAAGTATGTATtctatatttttttgttattagcAATGGGAGATGTTTATACATGGACCAATGAGCAAACAAAATGCTTATTGCTCACTTGTATTGAAGAAGTACAAACCGTGGGTAGAAAAGGTTTGAGTTTGCACAAACAATCATGGCACAAGTTAGGAACAACCATTAAGGAAAAGTATGACGTGGATTTGAATCAACGACAATTAAAAAACGCCTATGATAACCTTAAAGCCAAATACACAGGATGGTTATACTTAAAAAACAAAACTGGAAACCTTTACAATCCACAAACAAATACTTTTAACTTAACAAATGAGGAGTGGGAGGACTTTAAATaggtatatacacacacacacatatttatatgtattttgtttatatagttGCCAATTCTTATATTACTTTTGTTACATTGATTGCGTTTAGGGACATCCGAAAGCCGCTTCTTTGAAAACCGTCCTATTATTGTTTCCAGAGCTTTGTGCATAACTCTTTGATGGAAACAGTGCATCTGGTAATCTCAGTTATGCCACATCCCAAACACCATCGGGACATGGATCATCTTCTTTCCATGTCGCACCACTACATCTTATGGACGCCCCTTCTATTAACATAGATGGGGATGATTTCTTTTCCAATCATACTAGTGATCATTTTACTCAACCTTCACCTTCTGCTGCTTCACCTTCTGGTAACCCCAACAAAAGGGCTAAACCCTCAACTCCTAGACCTCGAGCTCCTAGTGCCTCACCTGATCCACCTTCTTCTGCCTCACCTAAAGCTTCTATTATTGCTGATGATTTAGCACTGGAGATGCAAAAAGCTCTACGCCATTTGACTCAAGGGCCAACAATTCCCCAATGTTTAGAGAAGCTTGAGTTGCTCGAGTTAGACCCAATAGACCCTCTACGATTTGCTGCGTATCACATTTTTGGAGGGACCATGAATATGAGAGAGATGTGGGTAAATTTGCCTAATGATCCACGAATATTAAGAGGATGGATCGAGATGACAGCTACAAGTTTGAGAGTTTTAAAGGATGGAAAGATCGTTCgttaattttatatgttttagttgTTTAGGTTTTAATTGCATGTTTTGGAACTATATGGTTATGTTTTTTGGTTATTTGCTACTTGAATGTTATTTTTAGTATTTGGTACTTGagatttatgttatgttatttggtacttgaaaattatgttatgtttttttggTACTTGagatttatgttatgttttttggcacttgaaatttattttatattttttttgtacttgagatttatgttatgtttttatcttatgttatgttatgttttgtTGATTAATAGGTTTGTAATGGATCACGACAAAAAGATACTACTCATAATTCTTATGTACTTGTACGTCCGCTACTTTTGGAAGAGGGGTGTCAAACGAGTGCGGGACAACGATTCGAAAATGACGGGacatgaatttacgttagagttacTTCACCGTAATCCTCTACAATGTCTTGAAGTGCTACGCATGTCCCGTGAATCATTTGTTTGGCTATGTGCTCATTTTAGAGTAAACTACACTTTAAAGGATAGCAAACATGTGTCGGTTGAGGAGAAGATGGTTATGTTTTTGATGATGATCAGTCATAACCAACGTTATGTGATTATCAAGCGGAGATTTCAACACTCAAAGCAAACAATTCATAAGTTTTTTCATGAAGTGTTGGAAAAAATGTTGCTTTTCGCACATGACATTATAGTGCCAACTTCTTTTAATCCGAATCCAAACATTCCGGGACATAATAGGAGGCTACGACGGGTGTTCAAGGGAGCAGTTGGTGCACTTgatggcactttgatacatgcTGTTGTCCCTGCAAACAAACGGGATTTATATAGATGTGGGGGAAAAGGAGATTGTTACCAAAACGTATTGGCAATATGTGACTTCAACATGATGTTTACGTTTGTTGTGGCCGGTTGGGAAGGGATAGCACACGATTCTAGAATTTTATCAGAAGCATTAGCAAATCCACATGCACCATTCCCGCTCCCACCACCAGGTAAATTTATGGTTATTTAAATAGTTTTATCTTAGCTTGAAAAataaatgacttttttttttgcttttttacagataaatattatctttgtgatgccgCCTATGTAAACATTCGAGGTTTTATGGCACCGTACCGTAATGTAAGGTATTGGCTTGGAGATTTCCGTCGAAGACGTGCATTAACGAATAAAGAAAAATTTATGTAATGACccatttttcacgtccaaaaatttcatttttcaattaatatTTAGTAAAATCATTTGCAAATAAACATTGTCCGATCGAaccatttcataaacatatactatgtctgaaaaccaaaacatgtgaactatcaaaatatcagagtatgaaTCCCAGAACAATCCCATGAATGTGGAAAaacagtgtgtgtgtatgatgtgccgctaccgcgtcggttccttccccttcgacgaagaggtacctgaaaccaaaactgtaaacggtaagcacgaagcttagtgagttcccccatcgtaccacataacatacatactgccaggctattctggggtgccttaCTACCCGGTgtgaccattctggggtgccgactacccgtgcggccattctggggtgccgtcctacccttgtcaagccattatggggtgctgaccacCCATCGGTCCTATCAACCAaactcggggactattcccctcctactaccactatcacatataacatatcaggctagcatataaacatatcatcacatactgtcagacatatctggggagtctgacctacccttcggtcctaacaaccgaactataCTACTATCACATGTAACATATcctgccagcatataacatatcaggtagtagcaaacctagatgatatcacaaagacgatcatctaacatacaattcctactggtgggtcggcattgtgcccgtagacccactgctactggaaggtaactcacctcaaagtagctgttgATTTAGGCGGGAACTGATTGTCTACTGTTGCTGCTGCTGTTCCGgaagtcctccggctataattcccacaaaaaatTCAGTCAAACACTACTAGCtgaacttagggtaaaatgaccattttacccttgaccaggtcaaagtacaagtcaaagtcaacttccagttgaccctactcgccgagttggcttgccaactcgtcgagtcccgtccCATTCGATTGTCATTAAtctcgaccctactcgtcgagttaggcattgactcgacgagttctccttttaACTGATGAccaaaagtccttcatcctactcgccgagttgtatgaacaactcgtcgagtttatcttcatccgatgaacaccctatgttgagactcgccgagttatatgaacaactcgccaagtctgttcttgaggtaagaagattgccttggactcgccgagtcagggcattgactcgcggAGTCTCTCCTCGGATGAGTCtgacttccgactcactgagtccacccatgACTCACTGCTACTCAGCATACACGCAAAAAAGGGGAAaatcagggactcgcgactcgactcgccgagtcgcatgcatgcaaaaactgtatactcgattttgcttgaatccagtgcatgCCATTTATAGATATGGGTTCCTAGGGTTGATTTTACacgtaaagcttccaactttacgtgcatgcatgctcAAACAAGTGATTTAAGGACTTTTATGGGGTTAGAAGTGTAGATCTAGGCTTGTTCAATATCccggctctactcggcgagttgggcctac includes these proteins:
- the LOC111911657 gene encoding uncharacterized protein LOC111911657: MTGHEFTLELLHRNPLQCLEVLRMSRESFVWLCAHFRVNYTLKDSKHVSVEEKMVMFLMMISHNQRYVIIKRRFQHSKQTIHKFFHEVLEKMLLFAHDIIVPTSFNPNPNIPGHNRRLRRVFKGAVGALDGTLIHAVVPANKRDLYRCGGKGDCYQNVLAICDFNMMFTFVVAGWEGIAHDSRILSEALANPHAPFPLPPPDKYYLCDAAYVNIRGFMAPYRNVRYWLGDFRRRRALTNKEKFM